A region of Candidatus Margulisiibacteriota bacterium DNA encodes the following proteins:
- a CDS encoding DUF58 domain-containing protein: MTTADIFKKIRRIEIQSRKPVNQLFAGEYRSVFKGEGLEFHEVREYQPGDDIRSIDWNVTARLGHPFVKKFIEERQRTIILMIDISASQDYGSLKKSKNEIAAELAAILAFSAIKNNDLVGVLLFSDRVEKYIPPKKGKKHVMRIIRDILYFKRENTGTDLTQALRYFSRVQRKSAIVFVISDFLGDDYERPLAVLGRRHDLIPVLLKDRFERQFPSHHGLLQVEDPESGELRAIDGGNPEVRAAYDQLVEAEYQQKLKFFRSLKVDCLELSTNGDYIKPLNLFFKRQQRKVRH; the protein is encoded by the coding sequence ATGACCACCGCGGATATCTTCAAGAAGATACGTCGGATCGAGATCCAATCCCGCAAACCGGTCAACCAGCTATTTGCCGGCGAGTACCGGAGCGTATTTAAAGGAGAGGGGTTGGAGTTCCACGAGGTCCGCGAATACCAGCCGGGCGACGATATCCGCTCGATCGATTGGAACGTGACCGCCCGGCTTGGCCATCCTTTTGTTAAAAAATTCATTGAAGAACGGCAGCGGACGATCATCCTGATGATCGATATTTCAGCCTCACAGGATTATGGTTCCTTAAAGAAAAGCAAGAACGAGATCGCGGCCGAGCTGGCGGCGATCCTCGCTTTTTCGGCGATCAAGAACAACGATCTGGTCGGGGTTTTACTTTTTAGCGACCGGGTTGAAAAATATATCCCTCCCAAAAAAGGGAAAAAACATGTGATGAGGATCATTCGTGATATCCTTTATTTTAAGAGGGAGAACACCGGGACCGACCTGACCCAGGCGCTGAGGTACTTTAGCCGGGTCCAGAGAAAGAGCGCGATCGTCTTTGTAATCTCGGATTTTCTGGGAGATGATTATGAGCGGCCGCTGGCGGTTCTTGGCCGCCGGCACGATCTGATCCCGGTACTGCTCAAAGACCGTTTTGAGCGGCAGTTCCCTTCTCATCACGGGCTGTTGCAGGTCGAGGATCCAGAAAGCGGCGAGCTGAGGGCGATCGATGGAGGGAACCCGGAGGTCCGCGCGGCTTATGATCAATTAGTCGAGGCGGAATATCAGCAAAAGCTAAAATTCTTCCGTTCGCTCAAGGTAGATTGTCTGGAACTTTCGACCAATGGTGACTATATTAAGCCTTTGAACCTCTTCTTCAAGCGCCAGCAAAGGAAGGTCCGCCACTGA
- a CDS encoding type III pantothenate kinase, with product MILTIDVGNTNIVYGLFKGTHLAAAWRTPTSPYIFSKIKGNISNVIIASVVPAIDRKLAKDIKNHYGFPPRFVSAADIPLIKVKLKDKKAIGADRVVNALAAYTFYKRPALIIDFGTATTFDYISAKGEYLGGAIAPGITLARDTLHQRTAKLPSVRIAPPKRVVGRSTVEALQSGLVFGYVAMVEGMVWRIKKEMKAAKATVIATGGLAKLICKYTTVVDIIDPELTLKGLKIFSDLK from the coding sequence ATGATACTGACTATTGACGTCGGCAATACTAACATTGTCTATGGCCTTTTTAAAGGAACTCATTTGGCCGCTGCCTGGCGGACCCCTACCTCCCCCTATATATTTAGTAAAATTAAAGGAAATATTTCAAACGTGATCATTGCCAGCGTCGTCCCGGCCATTGATCGTAAATTAGCCAAAGACATAAAAAACCATTATGGCTTCCCTCCTCGCTTTGTTTCAGCCGCTGATATCCCCTTGATCAAAGTTAAACTAAAAGATAAAAAAGCAATTGGCGCCGACCGGGTCGTCAACGCCCTGGCCGCCTACACTTTTTATAAGCGGCCAGCTTTGATCATCGACTTTGGGACCGCGACCACTTTTGACTATATTTCGGCTAAAGGGGAATACCTGGGCGGGGCGATCGCCCCGGGGATCACCCTGGCCCGCGACACCCTTCACCAGCGGACCGCCAAACTTCCCTCGGTCAGGATTGCTCCCCCAAAGCGGGTCGTCGGCCGGAGTACGGTCGAGGCGCTGCAAAGCGGGCTGGTCTTTGGCTACGTCGCCATGGTTGAAGGGATGGTCTGGCGGATAAAAAAGGAAATGAAAGCCGCCAAAGCGACCGTCATCGCGACTGGGGGATTGGCCAAGCTTATTTGTAAGTACACCACGGTTGTTGATATAATAGATCCGGAGCTGACGTTGAAAGGTTTAAAAATCTTTTCCGATTTAAAATAA
- a CDS encoding VWA domain-containing protein, with translation MRLANIYWLLLILLLPYLYRLRKNAKPAALPHPDLAWRLTRQEGKARLKELIPLVFRLAALILLVVALARPQTGFRPDNANRFGVDIMVALDVSSSMTAEDFVPNRIMVAKKVLADFIRSRRDDRIGLIVFGAQSYLQSPLTTDHKTLLSFLDDVKVGMAEDGTAIGMALGNAVKRLKDSKARSKVVLLLTDGDNNAGAIDPETAAKLAATYNIKVYAIGIGDPRGAPIPITDQFGNKTYAYNPDGTPFLTKMNVEGLKKIASLTEGGYFLASDGGKLRAIFQQIDKMEKVKFEGKTQYVFDEQFAFFAFPGLFLLLAEMLLVRFWVRPLP, from the coding sequence ATGCGGCTGGCTAATATATATTGGTTATTATTAATTTTGCTGCTGCCGTATCTTTACCGTTTAAGAAAAAACGCCAAGCCGGCCGCGCTCCCTCACCCGGATCTGGCCTGGCGTTTGACCAGGCAGGAGGGGAAGGCCAGGTTAAAGGAACTCATTCCCCTGGTATTTAGACTGGCGGCGTTGATCCTGCTGGTCGTTGCTTTGGCCCGCCCGCAAACCGGATTCAGGCCCGATAATGCCAATCGTTTTGGGGTCGACATCATGGTCGCTCTTGATGTAAGCAGTTCGATGACAGCCGAAGATTTTGTCCCCAACCGGATCATGGTAGCGAAAAAGGTCCTGGCCGATTTCATCCGCTCCCGCCGAGATGACCGGATCGGCCTGATCGTTTTCGGGGCGCAAAGCTACCTGCAATCGCCGCTAACAACCGACCATAAAACCCTGCTCTCGTTCTTAGATGATGTAAAAGTGGGGATGGCGGAAGATGGGACCGCGATCGGGATGGCGCTGGGGAACGCGGTCAAGCGGCTGAAAGATTCGAAGGCGAGAAGCAAAGTGGTCCTCCTTTTGACCGATGGGGATAATAATGCCGGAGCGATCGATCCGGAGACCGCCGCCAAACTGGCGGCGACTTATAATATCAAGGTTTACGCGATCGGGATCGGGGACCCCAGAGGAGCGCCGATCCCGATAACCGACCAATTTGGCAATAAAACCTACGCTTATAACCCGGACGGGACACCTTTCCTGACCAAAATGAACGTGGAAGGCTTGAAAAAGATCGCCTCATTGACCGAAGGGGGGTATTTCCTTGCTTCGGATGGGGGGAAGCTTCGGGCGATCTTTCAGCAGATCGATAAAATGGAAAAAGTAAAATTTGAGGGCAAAACCCAATACGTTTTTGACGAGCAATTCGCCTTTTTCGCTTTTCCCGGCTTGTTTTTATTGTTAGCTGAAATGTTGTTGGTTAGATTTTGGGTGAGGCCGCTCCCATGA
- a CDS encoding MoxR family ATPase produces MNEEIRIIDEKVKAKSEFVEKIGRALAGTVIGQKAIIDRMIVAMLCNGHVMVEGVPGLAKTLIVKALAAAVDAKFARIQFTPDLLPSDLIGTMILNPKSGEFTSRKGPIFANIILADEINRAPSKVQSALLEAMQEHRVTISDTTHQLPEPFLVMATQNPIEQEGTYPLPEAAIDRFMFKLKITYPRKEEELRIIDSALIGQEPKIAKVVGIEEIMETRKVINEIYIDDKLKQYIVNLVNATRTPQEFDLSELAGLIQFGASPRASINLAHAAKGNAFVRRRGYVTPDDIKSVALDVMRHRLILTYEAEAEEQTTETIIQKVLDAVDVP; encoded by the coding sequence ATGAACGAGGAAATTAGGATCATTGACGAAAAAGTTAAGGCGAAGAGCGAATTTGTGGAAAAGATCGGCCGGGCGCTGGCCGGGACGGTGATCGGCCAAAAGGCGATCATCGACCGGATGATAGTTGCCATGCTTTGCAACGGTCATGTCATGGTCGAAGGGGTTCCGGGGTTGGCAAAAACCCTGATCGTCAAAGCGCTGGCGGCGGCGGTTGACGCCAAGTTCGCCAGGATCCAATTTACCCCCGACCTGCTCCCTTCCGACCTGATCGGGACGATGATACTTAATCCCAAGAGCGGCGAATTTACCTCGCGCAAAGGGCCGATCTTTGCCAATATCATTCTGGCCGATGAGATCAACCGGGCCCCCTCAAAAGTCCAGAGCGCCCTGCTCGAAGCGATGCAGGAGCACCGGGTCACGATCTCCGATACCACTCATCAATTGCCGGAACCGTTCCTGGTTATGGCGACGCAAAATCCAATCGAGCAGGAGGGGACCTATCCGCTTCCTGAGGCGGCGATCGATCGTTTTATGTTCAAGTTGAAGATCACTTATCCGCGCAAAGAAGAGGAGCTCAGGATCATTGATTCCGCGCTGATCGGCCAGGAGCCGAAGATCGCCAAGGTTGTCGGCATAGAAGAAATTATGGAAACCAGGAAGGTGATCAACGAAATATATATTGACGACAAGCTTAAGCAATATATTGTCAATTTGGTCAACGCGACCAGGACGCCGCAGGAGTTTGATCTTAGCGAGCTTGCCGGCCTGATCCAGTTTGGCGCCTCGCCCAGAGCTTCGATCAATCTGGCACACGCCGCCAAGGGGAACGCGTTTGTCCGCCGGCGCGGTTATGTTACCCCTGACGACATTAAAAGTGTAGCGCTCGACGTGATGCGCCACCGCCTGATCCTGACCTACGAAGCGGAAGCCGAAGAGCAGACTACCGAGACGATCATTCAAAAAGTATTGGATGCGGTAGACGTTCCTTAA